The Spartobacteria bacterium genome has a window encoding:
- a CDS encoding response regulator: protein MNQSLHTDFAPAPYATEDDLARQISEIEAIRSLRQLYDAVDDCILILNSCRQIIFANAATLKLLQLERREQIYGKRPGDVVDCMYASESEGGCGTTTHCSQCGAVLSILTSQQTNEKSVLDCHILNRNGDAITLRVASSPLVIGDESATIMVLQDVSDVHRRRSLERIFFHDILNDAGGIRGLSEILPYAEKDEVNELSQLIHMSSNVMVQEIESQRELLSIENGEYETKNEITNVAAVLSSVQSAYIKHPVIRDRHLIVEKGDTTITMNTNPSLLHRVLGNMVKNALEASSEGQTVTLNYEIIDDHIRFAVHNPNVMPNEIKLQIFQRAFSTKGQNRGLGTYSMKLISERYLGGIVSFSSELGEGTVFYAEYPFDKQSITCSAAGKNIPLNHSFAKIYPHEFIIIEDDVISTTIAKRMLGHLGYDQIYGTERPECAVALLADKKCDVILMDVQMPDMDGITLTRAIREKAAIRQPLIVGITAVKAFGFEKQCRDAGMDAFIEKPYTLHQLACAIAGK, encoded by the coding sequence ATGAATCAATCTTTGCACACTGACTTTGCTCCCGCACCCTACGCCACCGAGGATGATCTGGCTCGGCAGATTTCTGAAATAGAAGCCATCAGGTCACTGCGGCAGCTGTATGACGCAGTAGACGACTGTATCTTGATTCTTAATTCCTGTCGACAGATTATATTTGCCAACGCCGCGACATTGAAGCTTCTTCAGCTGGAACGTCGTGAACAGATTTACGGAAAACGTCCGGGGGACGTCGTGGACTGTATGTACGCGTCAGAATCGGAAGGCGGCTGCGGGACGACGACACATTGCTCTCAGTGCGGTGCCGTTTTATCCATTCTAACCAGCCAGCAAACAAATGAGAAATCCGTTTTGGATTGTCATATTCTGAACAGAAACGGTGATGCAATTACATTGCGAGTCGCATCATCACCTTTAGTCATCGGTGATGAATCGGCTACCATCATGGTTTTGCAAGATGTCAGCGATGTTCATCGCCGCCGCAGTCTGGAACGGATTTTCTTTCATGATATCCTCAATGATGCGGGTGGTATTCGCGGATTGTCGGAAATATTGCCCTATGCGGAAAAGGATGAAGTTAATGAGCTCAGTCAGCTCATACACATGTCGTCCAATGTGATGGTTCAGGAAATTGAGTCCCAGCGCGAATTGCTTTCCATCGAAAACGGAGAATATGAGACCAAGAACGAAATAACCAATGTTGCTGCCGTGCTGAGCAGTGTGCAGAGTGCCTATATCAAGCATCCGGTTATCAGAGACCGTCATTTGATTGTTGAGAAGGGCGATACCACCATCACGATGAATACCAATCCCTCTTTGCTGCATCGTGTTCTCGGTAACATGGTAAAAAATGCGCTGGAGGCCAGCAGCGAGGGACAGACCGTCACGTTGAACTATGAAATCATAGACGATCATATTCGTTTTGCCGTGCACAACCCCAATGTTATGCCTAATGAAATAAAACTGCAAATCTTCCAGCGTGCGTTCTCCACCAAAGGGCAGAATCGGGGGCTGGGTACTTACAGTATGAAGCTCATCAGTGAGCGCTATCTCGGTGGTATTGTCTCTTTTTCATCCGAGCTCGGGGAAGGGACGGTTTTCTATGCGGAATATCCGTTCGATAAACAGAGTATCACATGTAGCGCCGCAGGGAAAAATATCCCGTTAAATCATTCATTTGCAAAAATTTATCCTCATGAATTTATCATCATTGAAGATGATGTCATCAGTACCACCATTGCAAAAAGGATGTTGGGGCATCTGGGCTATGATCAGATCTATGGAACGGAGCGTCCCGAATGCGCGGTTGCGTTATTGGCCGATAAAAAGTGCGACGTAATTCTTATGGATGTGCAGATGCCGGATATGGACGGCATAACGTTGACGCGGGCGATACGTGAGAAGGCAGCGATACGTCAGCCGCTCATTGTGGGTATAACGGCAGTAAAGGCTTTTGGATTCGAAAAGCAGTGCCGCGATGCCGGCATGGATGCATTCATAGAAAAACCCTACACGTTACATCAGCTTGCCTGCGCTATAGCCGGAAAATGA